TTGGGACCACAGCAAAGTTCCTGGTGGATCATCAAGTGGTTCTGCGGCTTCTGTAGCTTCAGGACAAGTTCGCTTGTCTCTTGGATCTGATACTGGTGGTTCTATCCGCCAACCTGCTGCCTTCAACGGGATCGTTGGTCTCAAGCCAACCTACGGAACGGTTTCTCGATTCGGTCTCATTGCCTTCGGTAGCTCATTAGACCAGATTGGACCTTTTGCACCAACTGTTAAAGAAAATGCCCTCTTGCTCAATGCGATTGCCAGCGAAGATGCTAAAGACTCTACTTCTGCTCCTGTCCGCATCGCTGACTTTACTTCAAAAATCGGCCAAGACATCAAGGGCATGAAAATTGCTTTGCCTAAGGAATACCTCGGTGAAGGAATTGACCCAGAAGTTAAAGAAACAATCATCAAGGCAGCCAAACATTTTGAGAAACTTGGCGCTATCGTCGAAGAAGTGAGCCTTCCTCACTCAAAATACGGTGTTGCCGTTTACTACATCATTGCTTCATCAGAAGCTTCATCAAACTTGCAACGTTTTGACGGTATCCGTTATGGCTACCGCGCAGAAGATGCAAGCAACCTTGATGAAATCTATGTAAACAGCCGTAGCCAAGGTTTCGGTGAAGAAGTGAAACGCCGTATCATGCTTGGAACATTTAGCCTTTCATCAGGTTACTATGATGCCTATTATAAGAAGGCTGGACAAGTTCGTACCCTCATCATCCAAGATTTCGAAAACGTCTTTGCGGATTACGATTTAATCCTAGGACCAACTGCTCCAAGCGTTGCCTATGACTTGGACTCCCTCAACCATGACCCCGTTGCCATGTACTTGGCTGACCTTTTGACCATCCCAGTCAACTTAGCTGGTCTTCCAGGAATTTCTATTCCTGCTGGATTTGCTCAAGGTCTCCCAGTCGGTCTCCAATTGATCGGTCCTAAATACTCTGAGGAAACCATTTACCAAGTTGCTGCTGCCTTTGAAGCAACAACAGACTACCACAAACAACAACCCGTGATTTTTGGAGGTGATAACTAATGAACTTTGAAACAGTCATTGGACTTGAAGTCCACGTAGAGCTCAACACCAATTCAAAAATCTTCTCACCTACTTCTGCCCACTTTGGAAATGACCAAAATGCCAACACTAACGTGATTGACTGGTCCTTCCCAGGAGTTCTGCCAGTTCTCAATAAAGGGGTTGTCGATGCTGGTATCAAGGCTGCACTCGCTCTTAACATGGACATCCATAAGAAGATGCACTTTGACCGCAAGAACTACTTCTATCCTGACAATCCTAAAGCCTACCAAATCTCTCAGTTTGATGAGCCAATCGGCTACAACGGCTGGATTGAAGTGGAGCTAGAAGACGGTACGACCAAGAAAATCGGTATCGAACGCGCCCACTTGGAAGAAGACGCTGGTAAAAACACCCACGGTACAGATGGCTACTCTTATGTTGACCTCAACCGCCAAGGGGTGCCCTTGATTGAGATTGTATCTGAAGCGGACATGCGTTCCCCAGAAGAAGCCTATGCTTATCTAACTGCCCTAAAGGAAGTCATCCAGTACGCTGGCATTTCTGACGTTAAGATGGAAGAAGGTTCCATGCGTGTGGATGCCAATATCTCCCTTCGTCCTTATGGTCAAGAAAAATTCGGTACCAAGACTGAGTTGAAAAACCTCAACTCCTTCTCAAACGTTCGTAAGGGTCTTGAATACGAAGTCCAACGCCAGGCTGAAATCCTTCGCTCAGGTGGTCAAATTCGCCAAGAAACACGTCGTTACGATGAAGCTAACAAGGCAACCATCCTCATGCGTGTCAAAGAAGGTGCTGCAGACTACCGCTACTTCCCAGAACCAGACCTACCACTCTTTGAAATCTCAGACGAGTGGATTGAGGAAATGCGAACAGAACTGCCAGAGTTTCCAAAGGAACGCCGTGCGCGCTACGTTGCTGACCTTGGCTTGTCAGACTACGATGCTAGCCAGTTGACTGCAAATAAGGTCACTTCTGACTTCTTTGAAAAAGCTGTTGCACTCGGTGGTGATGCCAAACAAGTCTCTAACTGGCTTCAAGGTGAAGTTGCTCAGTTCTTGAATGCTGAAGGCAAAACACTGGAACAAATCGAATTGACACCAGAAAACTTAGTAGAAATGATTGCCATCATCGAAGATGGTACGATTTCTTCTAAGATTGCCAAGAAAGTCTTTGTCCACCTGGCTAAAAATGGCGGTGGCGCGCGTGAATACGTGGAAAAAGCAGGCTTGGTGCAAATCTCAGATCCAGATGTTCTGATTCCAATCATCCACCAAGTCTTTGCGGATAACGAAGCTGCCGTTGCCGACTTCAAGTCAGGCAAACGCAACGCAGACAAGGCCTTCACAGGATTCCTTATGAAGGCAACCAAAGGGCAAGCCAATCCACAAGTTGCCCTTAAACTCCTTGCACAGGAATTGGCCAAGTTGAAAGAAAGTGAGTAATTCGCTAGTAGTCACCCAGTAGTCTAGACAGCTACCTTTTCAATCATATAGTTAGGAGACACATGAAAAAGTTTTACGCTCTTTTAATGACCTGTTTATTACTTGTTTTTCTATCCGTGCCTCAAATCGTTGATGCGGGTGTAGGACATTCCAGAAGTGGAGGGAGCAGCCGCAGTAGCTCCAGAAGTAGTAGCCGCTCAAGTGGAGGTGGAAGTCGTTCTGGTGGCTCATCTTTCCACTACTACCGCTCTGGATATGGATCATCCTCTGACAGTTCTGCTAGCTCTCCCTATCTAGGATTTATGTTCATATTAGTCGGAGGAATCATACTAGTTGTTATCGTCAAATCCTTGCAGAATAAGTCTGGAGATTCGAATTCAACCTACACTAGTAATGATTCTCAAACGCTCCATCGTCGAGTTGAACACAACACACTGGCCATTAGTCGTTTGAAATACGGAGATCCAAACTTTGACGCGGAAGCCTTCACATCTTGGGTTAAGGAAGTCTACCTTAAATTGCAAGTTGCCTGGACTGAGAAAAATTGGAACTCTGTCCGCGCTTTGGAAAGTACCAGTCTCTACTCTCAACATAGCACCCAACTCGAAGACCATATTCGAGCTAAAACAACCAATGTTTTAGAGAAAGTTTGTATCGAAAATGTTCGCATCAAGGAGTTCATTGAAAATCCTGACGGAAACGACACCTTAGTGGTGATCCTGTCATCTACCTTGCGTGACTATGTCATTGACGATGAGACTCGCCGTGTCCTTGAAGGAGACCCTAAAAAAGATCTCTTCACCGTGTATCAATTGAACTTTATCCGTCAACACGGTAGCCAAACGCAAGCAGTCAATCCAGACGAAGTTGTGAGCGACCACTGTCCAAACTGTGGCGCCCCATTGAAAATCTCTGCAGTTAGCGAGTGCGACTACTGTGGTGCCAATCTCTCTCGCAGTCCAAACCAATGGGTACTGGATACCTATGATGTTGTGGATGAAGACGAGCTTTATAATTAGGAGGAATTATGGGATTTATACGTGCAGCCTTATCAGCAGGCTTAAATAGTTTTAATGATAGTAAATTCAAGGAAGCCATCGTCCTTCCAGATAATGTCTCTGGCGACGCCTTGGCCATCAAGGGACAATTACTCACAAAAGACCCAGATGGACGTTCTCGTCACAGCAATCAAAATACAGGCCTCTTGTCAGATGGCAGTGTGGTTATCGTTCCTCAAGGTTATACCGCTATTTTGGTAAACAACGGTACCTTCATTGGTGAGGTCCTCGAAGCTGGTAGCCACGAATGGCAAGCTGGTGATAACGCCTGGCTCCTTGAAAAAGGTGGTTTAAAAGGCACTTGGGAAAACTTTAAAAACCGTTTCTCTTTTGGTGGACAAGTCATCACCCAACAAGAAATCATCTTTATCCGCATGCAACCTATTGCAGGTAATAAGTTCGGCACACAAAATGCGGTCGAATACTTCAGTGAACGTTACCAACAACTGCTTAACATCCGTTTCTATGGCTTGTTTGATGTAAAAATAGCAGACCCAGTCCTCTTCTACGTGAGCTCTGTTAGCCGTCAAATTACTGACGGACAGCCATTTACTCTCCAAGATGTAGCTCAAGGAACGCTCCGTCAAAATATCGCACCAAAAATTGCGATTGCCATCGCCAAATACACCAACGAAAACAAGGTTGATATCTATAGTCTCAATGCCAACCAAGACACCTTTAACGAACTCGCTAAACAAGAGGTCAACAAGGTTTGGACAGGTCTCTACGGGATTGAAGCAACTAACATCTTGCTTGAGGACCTCAGCTACGACCAAGAAAGTCTTGATATCGTTCGCAAGCTTGATAGCGAGCTCGTGGCAATGAAGTACAACACGATTGAAATCGAAGAACGCCGTGCTCGCAACGAAGCGCTTATTGCTGCAGCTGCAAACGAAGGAAATGGCAATGGGATGAACATGTTTATGGGCATGAATCTTGGCCAAACTCTCGGTGGTCAACTAAGCCAACAAGTCCAAAATCAAGCACCTGCTCAAAATGCTGGGCAAGCTACTAGCAAGAATTTTTACATCGAAGTCGATGGAAAATACGTCCTCGTTACTAAAGACGAAGATGGAAATATCGTACCAGTCAACTAATTAAGCTCCTTCTGACATTTGAGTAATGTTGTCTTTTATGGTACAATAAAGAGTAAATTATTTTATTAAAGAGGTAAAAACATGATTGAAGCAAGTAAATTAAAGGCTGGTATGACCTTTGAAACAGCTGACGGAAAATTGATCCGCGTTTTGGAAGCTAGCCACCACAAACCAGGTAAAGGAAACACAATCATGCGTATGAAATTGCGTGATGTCCGTACTGGTTCTACATTTGACACAAGCTACCGTCCAGAGGAAAAATTTGAACAAGCTATCATCGAGACTGTCCCAGCTCAATACTTGTACAAAATGGATGACACAGCCTACTTCATGAACACAGAAACTTACGACCAATACGAAATTCCTGTAGTCAACGTTGAAAACGAATTGCTTTACATCCTTGAAAACTCTGATGTGAAGATCCAATTCTACGGAACTGAAGTGATCGGTGTTACCGTTCCTACTACTGTCGAATTGACAGTTGCAGAAACTCAACCATCTATCAAAGGTGCTACGGTTACAGGTTCTGGTAAACCAGCAACGATGGAAACTGGACTTGTCGTAAACGTTCCAGACTTCATCGAAGCAGGACAAAAACTCGTTATCAACACTGCAGAAGGAACTTACGTTTCTCGTGCCTAATCTCTAGAAAGAGGTCATTCTATGGGAATTGAAGAACAACTTGGCGAAATCGTTATCGCCCCACGTGTACTTGAAAAAATCATTGCTATTGCTACTGCAAAAGTAGAGGGTGTTCACTCTTTTTCAAACAAATCAGTATCTGACACCCTTTCAAAACTTTCTCTTGGCCGTGGTGTTTATCTTAAAAACGTGGACGAAGAGCTCACAGCTGATATCTACCTCTACCTAGAGTACGGAGTAAAAGTTCCTAAGGTAGCGGTTGCTATCCAAAAAGCTGTCAAAGATGCCGTCCGCAATATGGCTGATGTAGAACTCGCTGCTATCAATATTCACGTTGCAGGTATCGTTCCAGATAAAACACCAAAACCAGAATTGAAAGATCTATTTGACGAGGACTTCCTCAATGACTAGTCCACTATTAGAATCTAGACGCCAACTCCGTAAATGCGCATTTCAAGCTCTCATGAGCCTTGAGTTCGGTACGGATGTCGAAACTGCTTGTCGTTTCGCCTATACTCATGATCGTGAAGATACGGA
This genomic stretch from Streptococcus sp. 1643 harbors:
- the efp gene encoding elongation factor P, with product MIEASKLKAGMTFETADGKLIRVLEASHHKPGKGNTIMRMKLRDVRTGSTFDTSYRPEEKFEQAIIETVPAQYLYKMDDTAYFMNTETYDQYEIPVVNVENELLYILENSDVKIQFYGTEVIGVTVPTTVELTVAETQPSIKGATVTGSGKPATMETGLVVNVPDFIEAGQKLVINTAEGTYVSRA
- a CDS encoding Asp23/Gls24 family envelope stress response protein; amino-acid sequence: MGIEEQLGEIVIAPRVLEKIIAIATAKVEGVHSFSNKSVSDTLSKLSLGRGVYLKNVDEELTADIYLYLEYGVKVPKVAVAIQKAVKDAVRNMADVELAAINIHVAGIVPDKTPKPELKDLFDEDFLND
- the gatB gene encoding Asp-tRNA(Asn)/Glu-tRNA(Gln) amidotransferase subunit GatB; this translates as MNFETVIGLEVHVELNTNSKIFSPTSAHFGNDQNANTNVIDWSFPGVLPVLNKGVVDAGIKAALALNMDIHKKMHFDRKNYFYPDNPKAYQISQFDEPIGYNGWIEVELEDGTTKKIGIERAHLEEDAGKNTHGTDGYSYVDLNRQGVPLIEIVSEADMRSPEEAYAYLTALKEVIQYAGISDVKMEEGSMRVDANISLRPYGQEKFGTKTELKNLNSFSNVRKGLEYEVQRQAEILRSGGQIRQETRRYDEANKATILMRVKEGAADYRYFPEPDLPLFEISDEWIEEMRTELPEFPKERRARYVADLGLSDYDASQLTANKVTSDFFEKAVALGGDAKQVSNWLQGEVAQFLNAEGKTLEQIELTPENLVEMIAIIEDGTISSKIAKKVFVHLAKNGGGAREYVEKAGLVQISDPDVLIPIIHQVFADNEAAVADFKSGKRNADKAFTGFLMKATKGQANPQVALKLLAQELAKLKESE
- the gatA gene encoding Asp-tRNA(Asn)/Glu-tRNA(Gln) amidotransferase subunit GatA codes for the protein MTFNNKTIEDLHNLLVSKEISATELTQATLEGIKSREKAINAFVTIAEEQALSQAKAIDEAGIDADNVLSGIPLAVKDNISTDGILTTAASKMLYNYEPIFDATAVANAKAKGMIVVGKTNMDEFAMGGSGETSYYGATKNAWDHSKVPGGSSSGSAASVASGQVRLSLGSDTGGSIRQPAAFNGIVGLKPTYGTVSRFGLIAFGSSLDQIGPFAPTVKENALLLNAIASEDAKDSTSAPVRIADFTSKIGQDIKGMKIALPKEYLGEGIDPEVKETIIKAAKHFEKLGAIVEEVSLPHSKYGVAVYYIIASSEASSNLQRFDGIRYGYRAEDASNLDEIYVNSRSQGFGEEVKRRIMLGTFSLSSGYYDAYYKKAGQVRTLIIQDFENVFADYDLILGPTAPSVAYDLDSLNHDPVAMYLADLLTIPVNLAGLPGISIPAGFAQGLPVGLQLIGPKYSEETIYQVAAAFEATTDYHKQQPVIFGGDN
- a CDS encoding zinc-ribbon domain-containing transport protein, whose protein sequence is MKKFYALLMTCLLLVFLSVPQIVDAGVGHSRSGGSSRSSSRSSSRSSGGGSRSGGSSFHYYRSGYGSSSDSSASSPYLGFMFILVGGIILVVIVKSLQNKSGDSNSTYTSNDSQTLHRRVEHNTLAISRLKYGDPNFDAEAFTSWVKEVYLKLQVAWTEKNWNSVRALESTSLYSQHSTQLEDHIRAKTTNVLEKVCIENVRIKEFIENPDGNDTLVVILSSTLRDYVIDDETRRVLEGDPKKDLFTVYQLNFIRQHGSQTQAVNPDEVVSDHCPNCGAPLKISAVSECDYCGANLSRSPNQWVLDTYDVVDEDELYN
- a CDS encoding SPFH domain-containing protein; translation: MGFIRAALSAGLNSFNDSKFKEAIVLPDNVSGDALAIKGQLLTKDPDGRSRHSNQNTGLLSDGSVVIVPQGYTAILVNNGTFIGEVLEAGSHEWQAGDNAWLLEKGGLKGTWENFKNRFSFGGQVITQQEIIFIRMQPIAGNKFGTQNAVEYFSERYQQLLNIRFYGLFDVKIADPVLFYVSSVSRQITDGQPFTLQDVAQGTLRQNIAPKIAIAIAKYTNENKVDIYSLNANQDTFNELAKQEVNKVWTGLYGIEATNILLEDLSYDQESLDIVRKLDSELVAMKYNTIEIEERRARNEALIAAAANEGNGNGMNMFMGMNLGQTLGGQLSQQVQNQAPAQNAGQATSKNFYIEVDGKYVLVTKDEDGNIVPVN